One Hydrogenophaga crassostreae genomic region harbors:
- the trpE gene encoding anthranilate synthase component I: protein MITELEFKSLASQGYNRIPLMVEAFADLETPLSLYLKLAHGKGDGKHSFLLESVVGGERFGRYSFIGLPARTLLRASGFGSDAKTEVVTDGAVMETATGNPLDFIAEYQQRFKVALRPGLPRFCGGLAGYFGYDAVRYIEKKLENSCPPDALGCPDILLLQCEELAVIDNLSGKLYLIVYADPAAPEAYANAKKRLRELKEALKYSVSAPVVKATQSYPAERSFSKVDYLAAVDRAKELIAAGDFMQVQVGQRISKRYTESPLSLYRALRSLNPSPYMYYYHFGDFHVVGASPEILVRQEHTEEGTKVTIRPLAGTRPRGASPEADKAVEQELVNDPKERAEHVMLIDLARNDIGRIAKTGSVKVTEAFAVERYSHVMHIVSNVEGILNDGMTNMDVLKATFPAGTLTGAPKVHAMELIDQLEPTKRGLYGGACGYLSYAGDMDVAIAIRTGIIKDQVLHVQAAAGVVADSVPEMEWRETEHKARALLRAAELVEEGLE from the coding sequence ATGATTACCGAACTTGAATTCAAGAGCCTGGCCAGCCAGGGCTACAACCGCATTCCACTGATGGTGGAGGCCTTTGCGGATCTGGAAACCCCCCTCTCGCTGTACCTCAAGCTCGCGCACGGCAAAGGCGACGGCAAACACTCGTTTTTGCTGGAGTCTGTCGTGGGAGGCGAGCGCTTTGGTCGCTACAGTTTCATAGGGCTGCCGGCCCGCACGCTGCTGCGCGCCAGCGGTTTTGGCTCTGACGCAAAAACCGAGGTCGTGACCGATGGCGCGGTCATGGAGACCGCAACGGGTAACCCGCTGGATTTCATTGCCGAGTACCAGCAGCGCTTCAAGGTGGCGCTGCGCCCTGGCTTGCCGCGGTTTTGCGGCGGGCTGGCGGGGTACTTCGGGTACGACGCTGTGCGCTATATCGAGAAGAAACTGGAAAACAGCTGCCCTCCAGACGCGCTGGGCTGCCCCGACATTCTGTTGCTGCAGTGCGAGGAGTTGGCGGTGATCGACAACCTGTCGGGCAAGCTGTATCTCATCGTCTACGCCGATCCGGCTGCGCCTGAGGCCTATGCCAATGCCAAGAAGCGTTTGCGCGAACTGAAAGAGGCGTTGAAGTACTCCGTCAGCGCGCCGGTGGTGAAAGCCACGCAGAGTTACCCTGCCGAGCGCAGTTTTTCCAAGGTCGATTACCTTGCTGCGGTGGACCGCGCCAAGGAACTGATCGCGGCGGGCGATTTCATGCAGGTGCAGGTCGGCCAGCGCATCAGCAAGCGCTACACCGAAAGCCCGCTGAGCCTGTACCGCGCGCTGCGTTCACTGAACCCCAGCCCCTACATGTACTACTACCATTTCGGGGATTTCCACGTGGTGGGCGCGTCGCCGGAAATTCTGGTTCGCCAGGAACACACGGAGGAGGGCACCAAGGTCACCATTCGCCCGCTGGCAGGAACCCGCCCGCGCGGCGCGTCGCCCGAAGCCGACAAAGCGGTCGAGCAAGAACTGGTGAACGACCCGAAAGAGCGTGCCGAACATGTGATGTTGATCGACCTGGCGCGCAACGACATCGGGCGCATCGCCAAGACCGGCTCGGTCAAGGTGACGGAAGCCTTTGCGGTCGAGCGCTACAGCCATGTGATGCACATCGTGAGCAACGTCGAAGGCATCCTGAACGACGGCATGACCAACATGGATGTGCTCAAAGCCACTTTCCCCGCCGGCACGCTGACTGGCGCGCCCAAGGTGCACGCCATGGAACTGATCGACCAGCTGGAGCCCACCAAGCGCGGCCTCTATGGCGGCGCCTGCGGTTATCTCAGCTACGCGGGTGACATGGACGTGGCCATCGCGATCCGTACCGGCATCATCAAAGACCAGGTGTTGCACGTGCAGGCCGCCGCCGGCGTTGTGGCCGACTCGGTTCCCGAGATGGAGTGGAGGGAAACCGAACACAAGGCGCGTGCGCTGCTGCGCGCTGCCGAGCTGGTCGAAGAAGGGCTGGAGTGA
- a CDS encoding phosphatidylglycerophosphatase A family protein — MDPSSNRSVAANLIDDLAQTPTPGPMSRPTWAFMLSHPAHFIALGAGSGLARVAPGTAGTLWAWVAFLVMQPFMSNALWAWLLGLGTLIGWWACTVTAQHMRVADSGHIVWDEILAFWLVLWLVTPTGFWGQAIAFGLFRFFDAVKFGPMAWADQSFKGFGPRGGFGILLDDFAAALCTLLVIAAWRF, encoded by the coding sequence ATGGACCCATCCAGCAACCGCAGCGTAGCAGCCAATTTGATCGACGACCTGGCTCAGACACCCACGCCGGGGCCCATGTCACGCCCCACGTGGGCCTTCATGCTGAGCCACCCCGCCCACTTCATCGCCCTGGGCGCAGGCTCGGGCCTCGCACGCGTGGCGCCCGGAACCGCAGGCACCTTGTGGGCCTGGGTGGCATTTTTGGTGATGCAGCCGTTCATGTCCAACGCCCTGTGGGCATGGCTGCTCGGGCTGGGCACCTTGATCGGCTGGTGGGCATGTACCGTGACAGCGCAACACATGCGCGTCGCCGACTCAGGCCACATCGTGTGGGACGAGATTCTGGCCTTCTGGCTGGTGCTCTGGCTGGTGACGCCCACTGGCTTCTGGGGTCAGGCCATTGCCTTCGGGCTGTTCCGTTTCTTTGATGCGGTGAAATTTGGGCCCATGGCCTGGGCCGATCAAAGCTTCAAGGGGTTTGGCCCACGCGGCGGCTTCGGCATCTTGCTAGACGATTTCGCCGCCGCGTTGTGCACACTGCTGGTGATTGCTGCGTGGCGTTTCTAA
- a CDS encoding chalcone isomerase family protein — protein sequence MTSANDTTSPSANRSSLPRWALALSFTVAAFLAAPQAIASERDLAGVKVVQSLNLAGQALALNGAGIRYRGPFKVYTAALYTTNQVGSPAEFHADKGNKRLVLTMLREIKSSQMGRLFIKGVQKNLSPGDLGSVISELPRMGEIFSANKRMLPGEQLVIDWVPGRGMQISARGEPQGEPFESQAFFEALMNIWLGQSPADWRLKDALLGIEAHNAMNTL from the coding sequence ATGACTTCAGCCAACGACACCACCTCCCCTTCTGCCAACCGCTCCTCACTCCCTCGCTGGGCACTGGCACTGTCTTTCACTGTCGCAGCGTTTCTTGCAGCGCCACAAGCCATCGCATCTGAAAGGGACCTCGCGGGCGTCAAAGTCGTGCAGTCCCTCAACCTGGCTGGCCAGGCGCTGGCATTGAATGGCGCCGGGATTCGCTACCGTGGGCCCTTCAAGGTCTACACGGCTGCGCTGTACACCACCAACCAGGTGGGCTCTCCAGCCGAATTTCATGCCGACAAAGGCAACAAGCGGCTGGTCTTGACGATGTTGCGGGAGATCAAATCGTCTCAAATGGGACGCTTGTTCATCAAAGGGGTACAGAAGAACCTGTCTCCAGGCGACTTGGGCAGCGTCATTTCCGAGTTGCCCCGCATGGGCGAGATATTCTCGGCCAACAAGCGCATGTTGCCGGGAGAACAACTGGTGATTGACTGGGTGCCTGGCCGCGGCATGCAGATCAGCGCGCGCGGTGAACCTCAAGGTGAACCGTTTGAATCACAAGCGTTCTTCGAGGCACTGATGAACATCTGGCTCGGTCAGTCCCCCGCTGACTGGCGGCTCAAAGATGCCTTGCTGGGTATCGAGGCACACAACGCCATGAACACACTTTGA
- a CDS encoding Acg family FMN-binding oxidoreductase codes for MLRRQFIRITGGGVVLAATAGLAACDAGLPAEALRAWVPPGDGPDVRHWLLAHAILAPHSHNLQSWRVDLGVPDHITLYVDLDRLLPETDPFSRQMMMSQGTFLELLDIAARQKGLRADIELFPDGAFGPETLDGRPTARVRLVPDATVQGDPLFAQVFLRRTNREVYESRSPQTPALSAIEASVAGHPIRVGFVGSDQAERLQQHRAIASDAWRIEMETPRTILESYKVLRIGPKEIAQHRDGIAVNEPMLRVIDALGLFDRSVAPAPDSMAVTSQIKDFNARLASTPAFFYLVTEGNSRVAQVNAGRAYVRAQLAATAQGLSMQPLQQALQEYPEQAESYARIHRLLDAPLPRFTVQMWARLGYAPPVDPAPRRGVDAHIIAPQA; via the coding sequence ATGCTACGCAGACAGTTCATTCGAATCACGGGCGGCGGAGTGGTTCTGGCGGCCACGGCGGGCCTTGCCGCTTGCGACGCAGGTTTGCCTGCCGAAGCCTTGCGGGCATGGGTTCCACCAGGCGATGGACCCGATGTGCGTCACTGGTTGCTGGCTCATGCGATCCTGGCACCGCATTCACACAACTTGCAGTCGTGGCGCGTTGATCTGGGTGTGCCCGACCACATCACTCTGTATGTCGACCTTGATCGGTTGCTGCCTGAAACCGATCCGTTTTCACGCCAGATGATGATGAGCCAGGGCACGTTCCTCGAGTTGCTGGATATCGCGGCGCGCCAGAAAGGGCTTCGCGCTGACATTGAACTGTTTCCGGATGGTGCTTTTGGTCCAGAGACGCTTGACGGTCGCCCCACCGCACGGGTGCGCCTGGTGCCCGACGCCACTGTTCAGGGCGACCCGCTGTTTGCCCAGGTCTTTCTGCGTCGAACCAACCGTGAGGTCTATGAGAGCCGGTCGCCCCAAACGCCGGCCTTGAGTGCCATTGAGGCCAGCGTTGCTGGCCATCCCATTCGCGTGGGTTTCGTCGGCAGCGATCAGGCCGAACGCCTGCAACAGCACCGCGCCATCGCCTCGGATGCCTGGCGCATCGAGATGGAAACGCCGCGCACGATTCTGGAGTCTTACAAGGTGCTGCGCATCGGACCTAAAGAGATCGCACAGCACCGCGACGGCATCGCCGTCAACGAGCCCATGTTGCGGGTCATCGATGCGCTGGGTCTGTTTGACCGATCGGTGGCGCCAGCGCCTGACAGCATGGCGGTCACGTCGCAGATCAAAGACTTCAACGCCAGGCTGGCCTCAACGCCCGCGTTTTTCTACCTGGTGACCGAGGGCAATAGCCGCGTCGCTCAGGTCAATGCAGGGCGCGCGTATGTGCGAGCACAGCTCGCTGCGACCGCGCAGGGCCTGTCCATGCAGCCGCTGCAACAGGCCTTGCAGGAATACCCGGAGCAGGCCGAGTCTTACGCACGCATCCATCGCTTGCTGGACGCCCCTTTGCCGCGCTTTACGGTGCAGATGTGGGCCCGCCTGGGCTACGCACCACCTGTGGACCCTGCGCCGCGCCGGGGAGTGGACGCCCACATCATCGCGCCGCAAGCTTGA
- a CDS encoding cation:proton antiporter: MTFLPVWPLELNTLFFFGFLLFCGALGGFLAHRVKWLPSITGFMLVGLIAGPNVLGIFDHESLAQASIVVDIALALILYRLGLSLDFKALIHDKALLLVSFVESALTFAAVYFAMQWMGIDRLIAAVVAAIAISSSPAVLLHVSHELGAHGPTTSKSQALVALNNVWAFLVFAAIMPALYSKSAAPLETMIWAPVYQLVGSTVLGVVLGWMLHLVARMTKNATQYTFVLVVGAVSMTLGLALTFGLSALFAPLVLGVVVRTAEKQDLIAKLEFGPTFELFFVALFVYAGANLHLKEMVEFAPAAALYVFARSFAKWLGVSVTGSLVHWPKRRNLNAGLILLPMAGMAIGLANNVTAQFPVLGAEVASIVLAAVAVFETIGPPVVARALHWAKEVGDGDVDDNDDWTQLHAQTEEKDEPAHASN, translated from the coding sequence ATGACTTTTTTGCCCGTATGGCCTTTGGAGTTGAACACCCTGTTCTTCTTTGGCTTCCTGTTGTTTTGCGGTGCTCTGGGCGGTTTTCTGGCCCACCGAGTGAAATGGCTGCCCAGCATCACCGGCTTCATGCTGGTGGGGTTGATCGCCGGGCCCAACGTGTTGGGCATCTTTGACCATGAATCGCTGGCGCAGGCGAGCATCGTGGTCGATATCGCGCTGGCGCTGATTCTGTACCGGCTGGGCCTCTCGCTTGATTTCAAAGCGCTGATACACGACAAGGCCCTCTTGCTTGTCTCCTTCGTGGAGAGCGCGCTCACCTTTGCGGCCGTCTATTTCGCCATGCAGTGGATGGGCATCGACCGTTTGATTGCCGCCGTCGTGGCCGCTATTGCCATTTCGTCGTCGCCCGCCGTGCTGCTGCACGTGTCGCATGAGCTTGGCGCCCATGGCCCGACAACATCCAAGTCGCAAGCTTTGGTGGCGCTCAACAACGTTTGGGCCTTTCTGGTTTTTGCTGCCATCATGCCCGCGCTTTACAGCAAGAGCGCGGCTCCGCTGGAGACCATGATCTGGGCGCCTGTGTACCAGTTGGTGGGCTCCACGGTGTTGGGCGTGGTGCTGGGCTGGATGCTGCACCTGGTTGCCCGCATGACCAAGAACGCCACGCAGTACACCTTTGTACTGGTGGTCGGCGCTGTTTCCATGACGCTGGGTCTGGCGCTCACTTTCGGGCTCTCTGCCTTGTTCGCGCCGCTGGTGCTTGGCGTGGTGGTGCGAACCGCAGAAAAACAAGACCTGATCGCCAAACTGGAGTTTGGCCCCACCTTCGAGCTGTTCTTTGTGGCCCTGTTTGTCTACGCGGGCGCCAATCTTCACCTGAAAGAAATGGTGGAGTTCGCGCCGGCTGCGGCGCTGTATGTTTTCGCGCGCAGCTTTGCCAAGTGGTTGGGTGTATCCGTTACCGGCAGCCTGGTGCACTGGCCCAAGCGCCGCAACCTCAACGCTGGCCTGATCCTGCTGCCCATGGCCGGCATGGCCATTGGCCTGGCCAACAATGTGACCGCCCAGTTCCCCGTCCTGGGTGCCGAGGTGGCCTCCATCGTTCTGGCGGCGGTGGCCGTGTTCGAAACCATCGGCCCTCCGGTCGTCGCTCGCGCGCTGCATTGGGCCAAGGAAGTGGGTGATGGCGACGTCGATGACAACGATGACTGGACCCAGCTCCACGCCCAGACAGAAGAGAAAGATGAGCCAGCCCACGCGTCCAACTGA
- a CDS encoding P-loop NTPase family protein yields the protein MTMQDLTSIDKPVSHIHFIGGEKGGVGKSMVSRLLAQYFIDRQMPFVGFDTDRSHGALLRFYADYASPALVDRYEALDLIVEAAVEQPGRRVLVDLAAQTDEPLVRWMDESGVLEMAEEAGFTLTYWHVMDSGRDSVDLLSRLLDRFGSRVQYVLVRNHLRGDDFSLLENSGQQARALDLGAKVVTLKRLHDVVVHKIDAHNSSFWAARNGSGPEGSGLGMMERQRLQKWQSGAYGDFDRAGV from the coding sequence ATGACCATGCAAGACCTCACTTCAATCGACAAGCCTGTCTCCCATATCCACTTCATTGGGGGTGAAAAGGGAGGCGTGGGCAAGTCCATGGTGTCGCGCCTGCTGGCGCAGTACTTCATTGACCGCCAGATGCCTTTTGTGGGTTTTGACACCGACCGGTCGCATGGTGCACTGCTGCGCTTCTATGCGGACTATGCTTCGCCGGCGCTGGTTGACCGCTACGAGGCGCTGGACCTGATCGTCGAGGCGGCGGTTGAGCAGCCCGGGCGGCGTGTGCTGGTGGATCTGGCGGCGCAAACCGACGAACCGCTGGTGCGGTGGATGGACGAATCGGGTGTGCTCGAGATGGCCGAAGAGGCGGGCTTCACCCTGACCTACTGGCATGTGATGGACTCCGGTCGCGACTCGGTGGACCTGCTTTCGCGCTTGCTGGACCGGTTTGGCTCGCGCGTTCAATACGTTCTGGTGCGCAACCACCTGCGGGGAGACGATTTCAGCCTGCTGGAAAACTCTGGGCAACAGGCGCGGGCACTGGATCTGGGCGCGAAAGTGGTCACCCTCAAGCGCCTGCACGATGTGGTGGTGCACAAAATCGACGCCCACAACAGCAGCTTCTGGGCCGCCCGCAACGGCAGTGGTCCTGAGGGGTCCGGGCTGGGCATGATGGAGCGCCAGCGCCTGCAGAAATGGCAGTCGGGCGCTTACGGCGACTTTGACCGCGCAGGCGTCTGA
- the gph gene encoding phosphoglycolate phosphatase (PGP is an essential enzyme in the glycolate salvage pathway in higher organisms (photorespiration in plants). Phosphoglycolate results from the oxidase activity of RubisCO in the Calvin cycle when concentrations of carbon dioxide are low relative to oxygen. This enzyme is a member of the Haloacid Dehalogenase (HAD) superfamily of aspartate-nucleophile hydrolase enzymes (PF00702).) yields the protein MLDPVLTRLPGIRAVMVDLDGTMVDTLGDFQVALNGMLAEWQLPRVERWAVELAVGKGSEHLVRTVLARQRALVDAGPRDGAPVRTVDEASFDAAMARYQHHYRQGNGQHSAVYAGVVEGLAMLKAKGLPLACLTNKPVEFAKALLELKALDSYFPWVFGGDSFARKKPDPLPLIKTCDALGLPTAQVLMVGDSENDAFAASAAGCPVALVTYGYNHGQPIRSVKADAWVDSLLQLG from the coding sequence ATGCTCGACCCCGTGTTGACCCGGCTGCCAGGTATCCGCGCCGTCATGGTAGACCTCGACGGCACGATGGTTGACACCCTGGGCGACTTTCAAGTCGCTCTCAACGGCATGCTGGCCGAGTGGCAACTGCCCCGAGTGGAGCGCTGGGCGGTCGAGCTTGCGGTGGGCAAAGGGTCGGAGCATCTGGTCCGCACCGTGCTTGCCCGCCAGCGGGCGTTGGTGGATGCAGGCCCGCGCGACGGTGCACCTGTGCGGACCGTCGACGAGGCATCGTTTGACGCAGCCATGGCGCGCTACCAACACCATTACCGCCAGGGCAACGGGCAGCACTCGGCGGTGTACGCGGGGGTCGTCGAAGGGCTGGCGATGCTCAAGGCCAAAGGATTGCCGCTGGCCTGCCTGACCAACAAGCCCGTTGAGTTCGCCAAGGCGCTGCTGGAGTTGAAGGCGCTTGACAGCTATTTCCCCTGGGTCTTTGGCGGCGACAGTTTTGCACGCAAAAAGCCCGATCCGCTGCCTTTGATCAAGACCTGCGACGCCTTGGGCCTGCCCACCGCGCAGGTCTTGATGGTGGGCGACTCGGAAAACGATGCGTTCGCTGCATCGGCCGCAGGCTGCCCCGTGGCTCTGGTCACCTATGGCTACAACCACGGCCAGCCGATCCGGTCGGTGAAGGCCGATGCCTGGGTGGACAGCCTGCTGCAACTGGGCTGA
- the rpe gene encoding ribulose-phosphate 3-epimerase: MSRTYRIAPSILSADFARLGEEVKNVVAAGADWIHFDVMDNHYVPNLTFGPMVCQALKPHARKPDGTPVPIDVHLMIQPVDALAGAFIDAGADLVSFHPDASAHVHRSVQAIKAKGCKAGLTFNPAQPLDVLDYLIDDIDLILIMSVNPGFGGQSFIDSALRKIEDARKRIEASGKDIRLEVDGGIKVDNIRRVADAGADTFVAGSAIFGKPDYKTVIDQMRAALA; the protein is encoded by the coding sequence ATGTCCCGCACCTACCGTATTGCCCCTTCTATCCTGTCCGCCGATTTCGCCCGTTTGGGCGAAGAGGTGAAGAACGTTGTTGCCGCTGGCGCCGACTGGATTCACTTTGATGTGATGGACAACCACTATGTGCCCAACCTGACCTTTGGGCCCATGGTGTGCCAAGCCCTCAAACCCCACGCCAGGAAGCCCGATGGCACGCCAGTGCCCATCGATGTGCACCTGATGATCCAGCCGGTGGACGCACTGGCGGGGGCTTTCATCGATGCCGGCGCCGACCTGGTGAGCTTTCACCCCGATGCGAGCGCTCACGTACACCGCAGCGTACAGGCCATCAAGGCCAAAGGCTGCAAAGCTGGGTTGACGTTCAACCCGGCGCAACCGCTGGATGTGCTTGATTACCTGATTGACGATATTGACCTCATCCTGATCATGAGCGTGAACCCCGGCTTCGGCGGCCAGAGCTTCATCGATTCGGCCCTGCGCAAGATCGAGGACGCGCGCAAGCGCATCGAGGCCTCGGGCAAAGACATCCGTCTGGAGGTGGACGGCGGTATCAAGGTGGACAATATCCGCCGGGTGGCCGACGCGGGCGCCGATACGTTCGTGGCCGGCAGCGCGATATTTGGCAAGCCGGACTACAAAACGGTCATTGATCAGATGCGGGCCGCACTGGCCTGA
- the thiL gene encoding thiamine-phosphate kinase: MSQPTRPTDAPAPGEFGLIARHFKRPGLARPVQVALGIGDDCALLTPTPGHQLAISSDMLVQGRHFFPDVDPASLGHKALAVNLSDLAAMGASPLGFTLALALPEIDDVWLAAFASGLFGLAEAHACPLVGGDTTRGPLNICVTVFGEVRPDRALRRDAARPGHDIYLSGCTGEARLALALMQNTSWATENTTENALKQVRTRLERPSPRLAMGQALAAITQGSSPIAAIDISDGVAGDLGHILAASGTGAELHWAELPVAPALAHLPRAWQEECLLRGGDDYELVFTASPGHRDAIVAAAKACHTSLHRIGQITAGPGLTLLDPSGQRTALVTRGFDHFA, encoded by the coding sequence ATGAGCCAGCCCACGCGTCCAACTGACGCGCCCGCCCCCGGTGAGTTCGGGCTGATCGCCCGCCATTTCAAGCGCCCAGGGCTGGCCCGCCCGGTTCAGGTGGCGCTCGGCATTGGTGACGATTGCGCCCTGCTCACCCCAACGCCCGGTCACCAGCTCGCCATCTCCAGCGACATGCTGGTGCAAGGACGTCACTTCTTCCCCGACGTTGACCCCGCCTCGCTGGGCCACAAAGCTCTGGCGGTGAATCTCAGCGATCTCGCCGCCATGGGCGCCAGTCCACTGGGCTTTACCCTGGCCCTGGCGCTGCCCGAAATCGATGACGTCTGGCTGGCCGCATTTGCCTCGGGCCTTTTCGGGCTGGCCGAAGCACACGCCTGCCCACTCGTGGGCGGCGACACCACCCGCGGTCCACTCAACATCTGTGTCACGGTGTTTGGCGAGGTGCGCCCTGACCGGGCGCTGCGCCGCGATGCCGCCCGGCCGGGGCACGACATTTACCTCTCCGGGTGCACAGGAGAAGCCCGGCTCGCACTGGCACTGATGCAAAACACCAGTTGGGCCACTGAAAACACCACTGAAAACGCCCTGAAACAGGTGCGCACGCGGCTTGAGCGTCCCTCGCCCAGACTGGCCATGGGACAGGCCTTGGCAGCCATCACGCAGGGCTCCAGCCCCATCGCGGCGATCGATATCAGCGATGGTGTGGCCGGCGACCTCGGCCACATTCTCGCTGCCAGCGGCACCGGCGCCGAGTTGCATTGGGCGGAGTTGCCCGTCGCACCCGCTTTGGCCCATCTGCCTCGTGCATGGCAAGAAGAATGCCTGTTGCGTGGCGGGGACGACTACGAGCTGGTGTTCACTGCGTCTCCTGGACATCGCGATGCCATTGTTGCGGCGGCCAAGGCCTGCCACACATCCCTTCACCGCATTGGCCAGATCACAGCAGGGCCCGGTTTGACCCTGCTGGATCCCTCCGGCCAGCGCACCGCCTTGGTCACCCGCGGTTTTGACCATTTCGCCTGA
- a CDS encoding NAD-dependent epimerase/dehydratase family protein, with translation MPHPASPACTMTSPQTQIPSEPSGLHTILGANGVIARELSQALERQGLPVRQVSRHPRTVNPADQLQAADLLDARAVLGAVAGSEVVYLVAGLVYDAAVWVAQWPVVMRHVIEACEQHGARLVFLDNVYAYGWVSGEMTEQTPFNPCSRKGEVRAAVATQLLNAIAQSRVNAMIARSADFYGPGAANSFLSFTVFDRLSKGKAPQWIGDPGKMHSFTYTPDAGRALALLGRTESAYGQTWHLPTCAETLTGDHFVRLACQLAAQPCRLQVLPNWLLTPLSWLVPLIRENREMLYQLQRDYRFDSSKFTRTFGVGATTYQDGIRATLASRATAGH, from the coding sequence ATGCCCCATCCCGCTTCACCCGCATGCACCATGACCTCACCCCAGACCCAAATACCCTCTGAACCATCGGGCCTGCATACCATTTTGGGCGCCAATGGCGTGATCGCCCGTGAGCTTTCGCAGGCGCTTGAGCGGCAAGGCCTGCCGGTGCGCCAGGTAAGCCGCCATCCCCGGACCGTGAACCCGGCAGACCAGCTGCAGGCGGCTGACCTGCTCGATGCAAGGGCCGTGCTTGGTGCGGTGGCGGGCAGTGAGGTGGTCTACCTTGTGGCGGGGCTGGTCTATGACGCTGCGGTGTGGGTGGCCCAGTGGCCTGTGGTGATGCGCCACGTGATCGAGGCTTGTGAGCAACATGGTGCGAGGCTGGTGTTTCTTGACAACGTGTATGCCTATGGGTGGGTCAGCGGTGAGATGACCGAGCAGACGCCCTTTAATCCGTGCAGCCGCAAGGGCGAAGTGCGTGCCGCGGTGGCCACTCAGCTGCTGAATGCGATCGCACAAAGCCGCGTCAACGCCATGATCGCTCGCTCAGCCGATTTTTACGGGCCAGGCGCCGCCAACAGTTTTCTCAGCTTCACGGTGTTCGATCGTCTGAGCAAGGGCAAAGCGCCGCAATGGATCGGTGACCCCGGCAAAATGCACAGCTTCACCTACACGCCAGACGCTGGTCGGGCCCTTGCCCTTCTCGGGCGGACCGAATCGGCTTACGGGCAGACCTGGCATCTACCCACTTGCGCAGAGACCCTCACCGGTGACCACTTCGTGCGCCTGGCATGCCAGCTGGCGGCGCAACCCTGCCGGTTGCAAGTCTTGCCCAACTGGCTGTTGACGCCTTTGTCCTGGTTGGTGCCGCTGATCCGCGAGAACAGGGAAATGCTGTACCAGCTGCAGCGCGACTACCGCTTTGACAGCAGCAAGTTCACGCGGACTTTCGGTGTAGGCGCCACCACTTACCAGGACGGTATTCGGGCCACCTTGGCGAGTCGGGCAACAGCCGGCCACTGA
- a CDS encoding chalcone isomerase family protein yields MHRMTPIAAALVLSLAFCAATVAAAPIELAGVTLQDRAVVADTPLLLNGAGIRYKAVFKVYTAGLYLGAKAGTTEEVLAMPGPKRLTITMLRDIDSSELGRLFSRGMEDNLDRQAFAKLIPGVMRMSQVFSDHKRLKEGDSFVIDWVPGAGTVLTVKGEVQGEPFKEPAFYDALMRIWLGKKPADWKLKEALLGKA; encoded by the coding sequence ATGCACCGCATGACCCCCATTGCCGCGGCCCTCGTTCTGTCCCTGGCGTTTTGCGCGGCCACAGTTGCCGCCGCGCCCATCGAGCTCGCCGGGGTGACGCTGCAAGACCGCGCCGTGGTTGCCGACACCCCGCTGCTGCTCAACGGCGCCGGGATTCGCTACAAGGCTGTCTTCAAGGTGTACACTGCGGGCCTCTACCTCGGCGCCAAAGCCGGCACCACCGAAGAAGTGCTCGCCATGCCGGGCCCCAAGCGCCTGACCATCACGATGTTGCGCGACATCGATTCGAGCGAACTGGGCAGGTTGTTCTCACGCGGCATGGAAGACAACCTGGACCGCCAGGCATTCGCCAAACTGATCCCGGGCGTGATGCGCATGAGCCAGGTCTTCAGCGACCACAAGCGCCTCAAGGAGGGTGACAGCTTCGTGATCGACTGGGTGCCAGGGGCCGGGACCGTGCTCACCGTCAAGGGCGAGGTTCAAGGCGAGCCCTTCAAGGAACCCGCTTTCTATGACGCCCTGATGAGGATCTGGCTCGGCAAAAAACCTGCCGACTGGAAACTCAAAGAAGCCCTGCTTGGCAAGGCTTGA
- the apaG gene encoding Co2+/Mg2+ efflux protein ApaG: MPKYQFTCEVEPQYLREQSSPSEHSYAFAYTITITNTGEVAAQLISRHWVITDDQDRAEEVKGLGVVGNQPLLQPGESFQYTSGTRLATPSGTMHGSFFCVAEDGERFDCPVVAFELLAEGALPTRTLH; the protein is encoded by the coding sequence ATGCCGAAATACCAGTTCACTTGCGAAGTGGAACCCCAGTACCTGCGTGAGCAATCGTCTCCGAGCGAACACAGCTACGCCTTCGCCTACACCATCACCATCACGAACACAGGTGAGGTGGCCGCACAATTAATTTCCCGCCACTGGGTGATCACCGACGATCAAGACCGTGCCGAGGAGGTCAAGGGCCTTGGCGTGGTGGGCAATCAGCCCCTGCTTCAACCCGGCGAATCGTTCCAATACACCAGTGGCACCCGCCTGGCGACGCCCTCGGGAACGATGCATGGCAGTTTTTTCTGCGTCGCCGAAGACGGCGAGCGCTTTGACTGTCCTGTCGTGGCCTTTGAACTGTTGGCCGAGGGCGCCTTGCCCACGCGCACCTTGCATTGA